In one window of Macadamia integrifolia cultivar HAES 741 chromosome 2, SCU_Mint_v3, whole genome shotgun sequence DNA:
- the LOC122072062 gene encoding protein NONRESPONDING TO OXYLIPINS 2, mitochondrial isoform X1, translating to MASGCRTFSRPALNFLKSAMSKPSSKPVPSTRTCFSSPTFSRLPPEVRCVQSLLPLHSAVSSARLTSCLGIDSSSSRSLSQGMLCRANPGV from the exons ATGGCGTCTGGATGTCGAACTTTCTCAAGACCTGCTCTCAATTTCCTAAAATCGGCCATGAGTAAACCCAGCAGCAAGCCCGTTCCTTCAACGCGAACTTGTTTCTCGTCTCCTACCTTTTCAAG GTTACCTCCTGAGGTGCGTTGTGTCCAATCACTCCTTCCGTTACACAGCGCAGTTTCTTCGGCGCGTCTCACGTCTTGTCTCGGCATTGACTCGAGTAGCTCGAGATCGCTATCTCAGGGTATGCTCTGCCGTGCAAACCCTggagtttga
- the LOC122072062 gene encoding protein NONRESPONDING TO OXYLIPINS 2, mitochondrial isoform X2, producing MASGCRTFSRPALNFLKSAMSKPSSKPVPSTRTCFSSPTFSRLPPEVRCVQSLLPLHSAVSSARLTSCLGIDSSSSRSLSQDI from the exons ATGGCGTCTGGATGTCGAACTTTCTCAAGACCTGCTCTCAATTTCCTAAAATCGGCCATGAGTAAACCCAGCAGCAAGCCCGTTCCTTCAACGCGAACTTGTTTCTCGTCTCCTACCTTTTCAAG GTTACCTCCTGAGGTGCGTTGTGTCCAATCACTCCTTCCGTTACACAGCGCAGTTTCTTCGGCGCGTCTCACGTCTTGTCTCGGCATTGACTCGAGTAGCTCGAGATCGCTATCTCAGG
- the LOC122072011 gene encoding uncharacterized protein LOC122072011 isoform X2 produces MACLSCSIEMEPKTLNQGQLNNAMEAAADIVQKMKPHKASNVFIEGLRPVAPISRRKEKLKKREKLHSIAYGKEHVLVIERSRECSCSSSRINKSPEKAILREPLSAPF; encoded by the exons ATGGCTTGTCTTTCTTGCTCCATTGAAATGGAACCCAAGACCTTGAATCAAGGACAGCTCAACAATGCCATG GAAGCAGCAGCAGATATAGTTCAAAAAATGAAGCCTCACAAGGCTTCAAATGTGTTCATTGAG GGACTCAGACCAGTAGCCCCGATAAGCAGGAGGAAAGAGAAGctcaaaaagagagagaaacttcACTCCATTGCATATGGCAAGGAACATGTTCTAGTCATTGAAAGATCAAGAGAATGCTCTTGCAGTTCTAGCAGAATCAACAAATCCCCTGAGAAAGCTATACTTAGGGAGCCCCTTTCAGCTCCTTTTTGA
- the LOC122072011 gene encoding uncharacterized protein LOC122072011 isoform X1, producing the protein MACLSCSIEMEPKTLNQGQLNNAMQEAAADIVQKMKPHKASNVFIEGLRPVAPISRRKEKLKKREKLHSIAYGKEHVLVIERSRECSCSSSRINKSPEKAILREPLSAPF; encoded by the exons ATGGCTTGTCTTTCTTGCTCCATTGAAATGGAACCCAAGACCTTGAATCAAGGACAGCTCAACAATGCCATG CAGGAAGCAGCAGCAGATATAGTTCAAAAAATGAAGCCTCACAAGGCTTCAAATGTGTTCATTGAG GGACTCAGACCAGTAGCCCCGATAAGCAGGAGGAAAGAGAAGctcaaaaagagagagaaacttcACTCCATTGCATATGGCAAGGAACATGTTCTAGTCATTGAAAGATCAAGAGAATGCTCTTGCAGTTCTAGCAGAATCAACAAATCCCCTGAGAAAGCTATACTTAGGGAGCCCCTTTCAGCTCCTTTTTGA